The following proteins are co-located in the Methanobrevibacter sp. genome:
- a CDS encoding universal stress protein, which translates to MYKKILIPTDGSTYVDQVIDRVTNLIPADGQIIILSVAPQLHSNTFQRKGRIQELNEELLEEAIENVENLEKKFPEGYNIKTIAKTGYPADTINNVAQEENVDLIVISASGKSGFRKFVIGSVAEKVLKISKVDVLLVHKN; encoded by the coding sequence ATGTATAAAAAAATTTTAATTCCAACAGATGGTTCTACTTATGTAGACCAGGTAATTGATAGGGTAACCAATTTAATTCCAGCTGATGGTCAAATAATTATTTTAAGTGTGGCACCACAATTGCACTCCAATACATTTCAACGTAAAGGCCGTATTCAGGAATTAAATGAAGAATTGCTTGAAGAAGCTATTGAAAATGTTGAGAATCTTGAAAAGAAATTTCCTGAAGGATATAATATTAAAACCATTGCGAAAACTGGCTATCCTGCAGATACAATAAATAATGTTGCTCAAGAGGAAAATGTTGATTTAATTGTAATTTCTGCATCTGGGAAAAGTGGATTCCGTAAATTTGTCATAGGGAGTGTAGCAGAAAAGGTTTTAAAGATTTCAAAAGTAGATGTGCTTTTGGTTCATAAGAATTGA
- a CDS encoding cupin domain-containing protein, translating to MFILNEYNKDIGNRIRELRELSDITISEIASELNIKEETYIQYENAEADIPASFIYELAHIFKVDLGLLLTGEENRMNIFDVTRADKGVRVDRRKEYIHENLCSKFIHKKAEPFIVIVDPEKNPVPSLNAHPGQEFNYVLEGSVKIYIHNNEIILNEGDSIFFDATHRHAMVALNDKPAKFLAVLI from the coding sequence GTGTTTATTTTGAATGAATACAACAAAGATATTGGAAACAGAATTAGAGAGTTAAGAGAATTATCAGATATTACAATTAGTGAAATTGCATCTGAATTAAACATTAAAGAAGAAACTTACATTCAATACGAAAACGCAGAAGCTGACATTCCTGCAAGTTTCATTTACGAACTCGCACACATTTTCAAAGTTGATTTAGGGTTATTATTAACCGGGGAAGAAAACAGAATGAACATTTTTGACGTTACCCGTGCAGACAAAGGAGTAAGAGTAGACAGAAGAAAAGAATACATTCACGAAAACTTATGCTCCAAATTCATTCACAAAAAAGCAGAACCTTTCATCGTAATCGTAGATCCTGAAAAAAATCCAGTACCTTCACTCAACGCACACCCTGGACAGGAATTTAACTATGTCCTTGAAGGATCAGTAAAAATCTACATTCACAATAACGAAATCATATTAAACGAAGGAGATTCCATCTTTTTCGACGCTACCCACAGACATGCAATGGTAGCATTAAACGACAAACCAGCTAAATTCTTAGCTGTACTCATATAA
- a CDS encoding AMP-binding protein, whose amino-acid sequence MTSLIENFVERVDFDSYEDFMKNFKLKYEPDYNFGFDVVDKYAEIDPEKIALIWTNDHDEHHTFTFKQMSEYSNKTVNLLKRLGIKKGDKVMLTLKNRYEWWFCMIALHKIGAIVIPATHMLKLHDIDFRLNQAEVTAVISVEEDSLLPDYEEAEKKLDWDLVKLVIETDRDGWINFNEAIEKESPVYERPTGPENPMADETFLIYFTSGTSGNPKMVSHAHTYSLGHIPTAKYWHNVIDGGVHHSAADTGWGKAVWGNLYGQWISGTSVFIYDYDRFNGIKLLEKIIENKVNTFCAPPTVYRFLIKENIEGYDFSNLTYVTTAGEPLPPEVSERFYEISGLRIKEGFGQTETTLSIGTFIWLDAKVGCLGKPSPLYNLKLLDEDNNEVDIGEKGELCFDISNGPTPGLFKEYYKDPVKQAEQCHDGYYYCGDTAWVDEDGYVHFVGRNDDIIKSSGYRIGPFEVESAVLSHEAVLHCAITAYPDEVRGQIVKASIVLQPGFEPSDKLTKDIQNHVKNVTAPYKYPRMIEYVDDIPETISGKTRRVEIREKDQQKAN is encoded by the coding sequence ATGACATCATTAATAGAAAATTTTGTAGAAAGAGTTGATTTTGACTCTTACGAAGACTTTATGAAAAATTTCAAGCTCAAATACGAACCAGATTACAATTTCGGATTTGACGTGGTGGACAAATACGCAGAAATCGATCCGGAAAAAATCGCATTAATCTGGACCAACGACCATGATGAGCATCACACTTTCACTTTCAAACAAATGAGTGAATACTCAAACAAAACTGTTAACTTACTTAAAAGGTTAGGAATTAAAAAAGGCGACAAAGTAATGCTCACCTTAAAAAACAGATACGAATGGTGGTTCTGTATGATTGCATTACACAAAATCGGTGCAATCGTAATTCCTGCAACCCACATGTTAAAACTTCACGATATCGATTTCAGACTAAACCAGGCTGAAGTAACTGCAGTAATCAGTGTGGAAGAAGATTCATTACTTCCTGACTATGAAGAAGCTGAGAAAAAATTAGACTGGGATTTAGTAAAACTCGTAATCGAAACCGACAGAGACGGATGGATTAATTTCAACGAAGCTATCGAAAAGGAAAGCCCTGTTTATGAAAGACCAACCGGTCCTGAAAACCCAATGGCTGACGAAACCTTCTTAATCTACTTTACCTCAGGAACCAGTGGAAACCCTAAAATGGTATCACATGCACATACCTACAGTTTAGGACACATTCCAACCGCCAAATATTGGCATAACGTTATCGACGGAGGAGTACACCACAGTGCAGCAGATACCGGATGGGGAAAAGCTGTATGGGGTAACCTCTACGGACAATGGATTTCCGGAACTTCCGTATTCATCTATGATTACGACAGATTCAACGGAATCAAATTACTTGAAAAAATTATCGAAAACAAGGTCAACACTTTCTGTGCACCTCCAACCGTATACAGATTCTTAATCAAAGAAAACATCGAAGGATATGACTTCTCCAACTTAACCTACGTAACTACCGCTGGAGAACCTTTACCTCCTGAAGTATCCGAAAGATTCTACGAAATCTCAGGTTTAAGAATCAAAGAAGGATTCGGACAGACCGAAACCACCTTATCCATCGGAACATTCATCTGGTTGGACGCTAAAGTAGGATGCCTCGGTAAACCTTCCCCGTTATACAACTTAAAATTACTCGATGAAGACAACAATGAAGTTGACATCGGTGAGAAAGGAGAATTATGTTTCGACATCTCCAACGGACCAACTCCAGGATTATTCAAAGAATACTACAAAGATCCTGTAAAACAAGCTGAACAATGCCACGACGGTTACTACTACTGTGGAGATACCGCTTGGGTGGATGAAGACGGATACGTTCACTTTGTTGGAAGAAACGATGACATCATCAAATCTTCAGGTTACCGTATTGGACCGTTCGAAGTAGAAAGTGCAGTTTTATCCCACGAAGCAGTATTACACTGTGCAATTACTGCTTATCCTGATGAAGTAAGAGGTCAAATCGTAAAAGCAAGTATTGTTTTACAACCTGGCTTTGAACCATCAGACAAACTTACCAAAGACATTCAAAATCACGTTAAAAACGTTACAGCTCCTTATAAATACCCAAGAATGATTGAATATGTAGATGATATTCCAGAAACCATCAGTGGTAAAACCAGAAGAGTTGAAATCAGAGAAAAAGATCAACAAAAAGCTAACTAG
- a CDS encoding 4Fe-4S dicluster domain-containing protein, whose amino-acid sequence MIIMIEEEISYPVINKEICKGCMRCIVGCPQNAILLSEEMNNAGYQFAYYSGNGCTGCKDCYFTCPEPLGLEVHQIKNIANDSIAKMIKAKVAGKGGN is encoded by the coding sequence ATGATTATAATGATTGAAGAGGAGATATCTTACCCAGTTATTAATAAAGAAATATGCAAAGGCTGTATGAGATGTATAGTCGGATGTCCTCAAAATGCAATATTACTTAGTGAAGAAATGAATAACGCAGGATATCAATTTGCTTATTATAGTGGTAATGGCTGTACCGGATGTAAAGACTGTTACTTTACCTGTCCGGAGCCATTAGGATTAGAAGTACATCAAATAAAAAACATTGCTAACGATTCCATTGCAAAAATGATTAAAGCAAAAGTAGCGGGCAAAGGGGGAAATTAG
- a CDS encoding 3-methyl-2-oxobutanoate dehydrogenase subunit VorB, which produces MSNQMVKGNTAVIVGAMYAGCDCFFGYPITPASEILHEASKYFPMVGRNFVQAESEEASINMVYGASGTGHRVMTASSGPGVSLMQEGFTYLAGAELPAVIVDIMRAGPGLGNIGPEQGDYNQIVKGGGHGNYKNIVLAPNSVQEMCDLTMKAFELADKWRNPVVVLADGTLGQMAEPLEFPTEAIKPEIDESWSVRGNKNTMGNLITSIFNDFDELEDFNYKLQEKYAKIEAEEVIVDEYQVEDADIVLVSYGISSRIARSAVDKSRENGIKVGLLRLITLSPFPTERIKELSDKGVEFISVEMSNGQMLADVQYAALRREGTHLVNRMGGNLIELKQILAKVYEIAGFEDHDLDLSKRTSEKASPNIID; this is translated from the coding sequence ATGAGCAATCAAATGGTAAAAGGAAATACAGCAGTTATTGTCGGCGCAATGTATGCTGGATGTGACTGTTTCTTTGGATACCCAATCACACCTGCAAGTGAAATCTTGCACGAAGCATCCAAATACTTCCCGATGGTTGGAAGAAACTTTGTACAGGCTGAAAGTGAAGAAGCATCAATCAACATGGTCTACGGTGCATCAGGAACAGGCCACAGAGTAATGACCGCTTCATCAGGACCTGGTGTGAGCTTAATGCAAGAAGGATTCACCTATCTCGCTGGTGCAGAACTTCCTGCAGTTATCGTGGATATTATGAGAGCAGGACCTGGACTTGGAAACATCGGACCGGAACAAGGAGACTACAACCAGATAGTTAAAGGTGGAGGACACGGAAACTACAAAAACATCGTACTTGCTCCAAACAGTGTTCAGGAAATGTGTGACTTGACCATGAAAGCATTCGAGCTTGCTGACAAATGGAGAAATCCTGTTGTTGTTTTAGCTGACGGTACATTAGGTCAAATGGCAGAACCATTAGAATTCCCAACTGAAGCTATTAAACCAGAAATTGATGAATCCTGGTCAGTTAGAGGAAACAAAAACACTATGGGCAACCTCATTACTTCAATCTTCAATGATTTCGATGAATTGGAAGACTTCAACTACAAGCTTCAGGAAAAATACGCAAAAATCGAAGCTGAAGAAGTAATCGTTGACGAATACCAAGTTGAAGATGCAGACATCGTTTTGGTTTCATATGGAATAAGCAGCAGAATCGCAAGATCTGCAGTGGATAAAAGCCGTGAAAACGGAATTAAAGTTGGACTCTTAAGACTAATCACTTTATCCCCATTCCCAACTGAAAGAATCAAAGAGTTATCTGACAAAGGCGTTGAATTCATTTCCGTTGAAATGAGTAACGGCCAAATGCTTGCAGATGTACAGTATGCTGCTCTTAGAAGAGAAGGAACCCATCTTGTAAACAGAATGGGTGGAAACTTAATTGAATTGAAACAAATTCTTGCTAAAGTTTATGAAATTGCTGGCTTTGAAGACCATGACTTAGACTTATCCAAAAGAACTTCAGAAAAAGCTAGTCCAAATATAATTGACTAA